One window of Solwaraspora sp. WMMA2056 genomic DNA carries:
- the rimM gene encoding ribosome maturation factor RimM (Essential for efficient processing of 16S rRNA), with protein sequence MLIVGRIGRPHGIRGEVTVEVRTDEPELRFAVGSVLTTDSTAVRPVAAAPPSADPSSAADGTTADGTVVDGSVPDAAVRFEVPSRLTIESVRWHQGRPLVRFAGVDDRDVAEALRGVLLCVDSAEVDDPDDPDEFRDHQLVGLTAVAPDGQTLGQVTRIDHAPASDLLVLRRPDGRSALVPFVRSIVPEVDLSGGRVVVDAPAGLFDL encoded by the coding sequence CTGCTGATCGTCGGCCGGATCGGCCGTCCGCACGGCATCCGTGGCGAGGTCACCGTCGAGGTGCGTACCGACGAGCCGGAGCTCCGTTTCGCCGTCGGATCGGTGTTGACCACCGATTCGACGGCGGTGCGGCCGGTCGCCGCAGCCCCGCCGTCGGCCGATCCGTCGTCGGCGGCTGACGGGACGACGGCCGACGGAACGGTGGTTGACGGGTCGGTGCCGGATGCAGCGGTCCGCTTCGAGGTGCCCAGCCGGCTCACGATCGAGTCGGTGCGCTGGCATCAGGGCCGGCCGCTGGTGCGGTTCGCCGGGGTGGATGACCGCGACGTCGCCGAGGCCCTGCGGGGCGTCCTGCTCTGCGTCGACAGCGCCGAGGTCGACGACCCGGACGATCCGGATGAATTCCGCGACCACCAGCTGGTCGGTCTGACGGCGGTCGCACCGGACGGCCAGACCCTGGGGCAGGTGACCCGGATCGACCACGCGCCCGCGTCCGACCTGCTGGTCCTGCGCCGGCCGGACGGCCGGTCCGCGTTGGTGCCGTTCGTCCGCTCCATCGTGCCGGAGGTGGATCTGTCGGGCGGTCGGGTCGTCGTCGACGCCCCGGCGGGTCTGTTCGACCTGTGA
- a CDS encoding RNA-binding protein codes for MRAPVSRPEMALRPALEHLVKGIVTHPDDVRVRLVDSRRGKRLEVRVHPEDLGTVIGRGGRTAKALRQVIGSVGGRGVRVDIVDSY; via the coding sequence CTGCGGGCTCCGGTGAGCAGGCCTGAGATGGCCCTCCGGCCTGCGCTGGAGCACCTGGTCAAGGGGATCGTCACCCACCCGGACGACGTCCGGGTCCGGCTGGTCGATTCCCGTCGGGGCAAGCGCCTCGAAGTACGGGTGCACCCGGAGGACCTCGGCACCGTCATCGGCCGTGGCGGGCGGACCGCCAAGGCGCTGCGCCAGGTGATCGGCTCGGTCGGCGGCCGCGGGGTGCGCGTCGACATCGTCGACTCGTACTGA
- the rpsP gene encoding 30S ribosomal protein S16, translated as MAVKIRLLRMGKIRNPQYRIVVADSRTKRDGRAIEFVGIYHPKEHPSLIEVTSDRVQYWLSVGAQPSEAVQRLLEKTGDWQKFKGLPAPPPLLVAPERADRKATYEAEAKAAAGVADTPAKPAKKAEKKAEPKAESKAEPAAEATATEEPAAAGSGEQA; from the coding sequence GTGGCCGTAAAGATCCGGCTTCTGCGGATGGGCAAGATCCGCAACCCGCAGTACCGCATCGTCGTCGCCGACTCGCGCACCAAGCGTGACGGGCGGGCGATCGAGTTCGTCGGGATCTACCACCCGAAGGAGCACCCGTCGCTGATCGAGGTGACCTCGGACCGGGTGCAGTACTGGCTCTCGGTCGGCGCGCAGCCGAGCGAGGCCGTCCAGCGTCTGCTGGAGAAGACCGGCGACTGGCAGAAGTTCAAGGGCCTGCCGGCGCCGCCGCCGCTGCTGGTCGCCCCGGAGCGGGCCGACCGGAAGGCCACCTACGAGGCCGAGGCGAAGGCCGCCGCAGGCGTCGCGGACACCCCGGCCAAGCCGGCCAAGAAGGCGGAGAAGAAGGCCGAGCCCAAGGCCGAGTCGAAGGCCGAACCCGCCGCCGAGGCGACCGCCACCGAGGAGCCGGCCGCTGCGGGCTCCGGTGAGCAGGCCTGA